A region of Rhodamnia argentea isolate NSW1041297 chromosome 9, ASM2092103v1, whole genome shotgun sequence DNA encodes the following proteins:
- the LOC115754902 gene encoding putative HVA22-like protein g, whose translation MAYNDDVDLQFQFQVIFTIPSKYPAYNRFKTIENNELEAQQLLFRCQHRILVAFLSVCERLGDAFISWLPLYGEAKFAFFIYLWHPQTKGTQDIYNYFFRPYLAIHEKVIDRNLLELKVMAGDYPVSMWQKRDGYVLGFEATDAPLDLVSGKSTAVSRMLVSKRSATGAKGGGRWRKFESFADAGVEKERHRSKRRRMEEV comes from the exons ATGGCCTACAATGATGATGTAGACCTACAATTCCAATTCCAA gTGATATTTACAATTCCAAGTAAATATCCCGCTTACAACCGTTTTAAAACCATCGAGAACAACGAACTGGAGGCCCAACAACTTCTCTTCCGGTGCCAGCATCG GATTTTAGTAGCTTTTCTTTCGGTCTGCGAGAGACTTGGTGATGCATTCATATCATG GTTACCATTGTACGGCGAAGCGAAGTTCGCTTTCTTCATCTATTTATGGCATCCCCAGACAAAG GGCACACAAGACATCTACAACTACTTCTTTCGGCCATACTTGGCCATCCATGAGAAGGTCATTGACCGTAACTTGCTGGAGCTGAAGGTGATGGCGGGGGATTACCCGGTTTCGATGTGGCAAAAG AGAGATGGATATGTGCTCGGCTTCGAAGCCACCGATGCGCCTCTGGATTTGGTGTCGGGAAAGTCGACGGCGGTTTCGCGGATGCTGGTGTCGAAGAGGAGCGCCAccggagcaaaaggaggaggacgatggagGAAATTTGAGAGTTTCGCGGATGCCGGCGTTGAAAAGGAGCGTCAccggagcaaaaggaggaggatggaGGAAGTTTGA